Genomic segment of Eupeodes corollae chromosome 2, idEupCoro1.1, whole genome shotgun sequence:
gttcgaaaatccatttcacgataacgaattgtggaacacccaaattcactttcgcaaagtgtattcacaataagtgaaatgcagaacatgggcataAGAGTCCGTTTcacaatttaaaagtaaattttgtaggTCCTACCCAACACTCAAATTTATTTGGTTAAATCCTCCCGTAAGCGAACAGTGCGTTTTACATCTATCCTTCTCACAAATTTATGTGTTGTTTAGCTACTTGATAGTGTTCTAGTGTTTTGAGAAGGGTATTAGGGTAAGTTTGTGATTTTTACTTATTGGAATGTTTTTATGTGGCGAATATATCGTTCTataatgaatttaatgatttcatttgaaatacgcgttttttatttttttattttgttaaacaaaaaaaacttatcgaaCTCATCCTATAAGATATCGAAAACTACTTTTACGCCCATGTTCcaaatttcgatcgaaagtgaatcaCTTTtccatttcacgtgaaatgaaattgcatgttcttcaattcgatcgaattcgaaaacttcgaaattgcttcgaactgtcagaactgaagaatcaaacatttttatttttttctgaagtaaaatgtttcctgttttgaagatggatgcaatattattatcaattttaagtgaaaaaaggaatacaaattcCAGAGATAAAAtaagaaggaaaaaaatatattggatttactGACACATTTTAcgtgtgtgaaaattatgtagaattaagttattttagattaagcaaagacgcttttttatatgttctaagggaaatagaaccttttataataccttcttcaattcaaaacttgctgcaaccctccgattcctagcagaaggatgctttcaaagatcaattcacaaaattaaaaaatgtgatttgaatgcgttcgaaaaatggaacaaaccgaatgcagaacatccatttgcatgttcgaaaatccaattcacgataACGAATTGTGAAACACCAAATTCACTTTCACCCAAAGTCTATTCACAATATATAAAATGCAGAACATGGAcattattttgatgaaaaaagaaatttaaggaCATCATTACATTCAGGATATCACTTGTTACAATGTTAACTGTCAGCTATATGAGCGCTATTTGGTACCTTATCCACCTTATAACTTCTAGTTAGACACTAATCTCCTGTGAATTTTATCTCCTGATTGTGGAACAAGCCCTAATAGTATTAGACTGAAAATAAGAGTTGCTTTAAAATAGTAAATTGTAAATAACTTTGTACTTATTTTtccacaaaactttttttatttacctaaaatgacagaatttttaaatttcttaacttAGAATAAGATATTAGTTCGGACTCAGTGGAACCTTTGGAAGTGACTGTCATTTTGATGTATCAAAATTTGTTTCTCACTTccactgattaaaaaaaaataaaacaataaaattggcTGCATTTTATCTCTAGTTGGACAGGCTACCCTGGATATTGAACGAGTTTGATACCTTAATTGAGATAGCTcgcaaaaaagtaaaacaactttcagctgttcaaaaATAGCAGACAAACAGTTAGATTTAAATAAGAACATACGAATTCAACCAGCTACTAtcgcccatgttccgaatttcgatcgaaagtgaattgaaatcacttttcaatttcacgtgaaatgaaattgcatgttcttgaattcgatcgatttcgaaaacttcgaaattgtttcgaactgtcagaactgaaggaccatccatttttattttgtttctgaagtaaaatttttggtgttttcaagatggatgcaatattattggcaattttaaatgaaaaaaggaagcagaattcaagagaaaaaataagaagacgaattttgcgagacaattcaaatatattggatttacctgacacaatgtaagtgtgtgcaaattatgtatgtagaattgttctgataaataaagtaaattcttgatttcctctttCAAGCTTTCATGgtaattttagattaagcaaagacgcttttttatatgttctaagggaaatagaaccttttataataacttcatcgattccttcaattcaaaaacttgctgcaaccctccgattcctagcagaaggaagctatcaaagatcaattgGCAATGATTTAGACATAGCTTTGGCAAGGCCAACGGTTTGTAAAATCATTGaagaagttttaaatgttttgcaatCTAAATTGTGCAACAAGTGGATCAAACTACAGATGACTGAAACAGAACAGCAAgattcaaaaagatttttccTTGAGAACTACGGAATCCCAGGAGTCATAGGATGTGTCGATGGGACTCACGTGAAAATTGTGAAACCTCACGGCGAagattcaaatttgtattacaACAGGAAGGGCTACCATAGCCTCAACGTTTTACTTGTAAGTGAAAATTATGCTTTTGGTATGTGAATGCAAGTCAATaaatacagtttatttttttcattttagattTGTGATTATAAAATGAAGATCAGATCTGTTGATGCAACACATCCTGGGGCAAGCCATGACTCTTTAATATGGTCTATGAGTGATGCAAGGCATCATTTTTGGGAACAATATCAAAGTGGACAACGGGGTTCTTGGTTGCTAGGAGATGCTGGATTCGCGCTTGAGTCTTTTGTACTTACTCCGTACAGATTTAGTCAGAGCGGCACAAATCAGTCAAATTTCAATAGGAGGCATGCCTCAGCTAGAAATGTTATAGAAAGAACCAATGGAAATCTTAAAACACGTTTTAGATGCTTATTGAATACATTGTATTATTCGCCACAAAAGGCGGTGAAAATTGTAAACGTCTGCTGCGCCCTTCATAACATTTGCAAAGAATTCAATTTGGATATGCAATGTGAATCTAGAATTGAACAAAATGATTCTGATACAGAGGAGGATGCTAGCGAAAACTTTCCAGAAGAGGCAGCCCTTATAAGAGATTCAATTGCACAAACTATGTTTTCTTGATTgcaacataataataaaaaaaagaaaatacatatctaccatgtttattaatttttttattattaaatacttaaataaaaacaaaaaggaacttCAGgtactaaaataataaaaaacaaaaaggtacttcaggtacttatgtatgtaaataataaaagatcATTACATTActtattttagttttctaaatTAAGTTTCATCTCCTCTATTTCAAGACGTTTTCTCTTAATTTCGTTCTTCTCAGCATGAAGTCTTAAAGCTTCCGTATTATATCTTTTTTGCTCAacgttttgttcttttaaaacatCGCAAAGTTTCTCAATTGCACGATAACATCtttttaggctagttttattttCCTTGGATATTTCAATGGATTCAGTCATATCTGTTGCAATCGTCTTCAAAGTGGCTTTTTGGTCTtccatgtatttaaaaattttatctggCCTCTCtacattttttcttgttttttgtggTTCAGGTTCTGGTAAATCTTCTTCAATATAACAGCTAAAGTCGACTGTCATGTTAGCATATTTTTGCGCTTCATTTTCATCGCAAGAACTTACGggcgattcaattttttgtgagTTGTTCAATTTTGGAGCTGAATCACTAAAAGATCCACCAAAAGTGGAAGTCCCTTTGATGCCATCAATAACACTGTAGATACCCGTAAGTTTTGCAATTCCATCTTCAATGGCAGAAATTGGAAGAACATTATTTCCTCCTCCACCTGTTGCTTTGGCTTCCCTTTTGTTGTGTGCCAGTTTTTTGCGTATGTTGGATTTCCAGTCGGACCATACCTGCAAGATGCTTTGAacgataaacaaaatattttatcaaatgcatGTTTTGTATTTACCTTCTTCCATCCAGTTACGTCTTTTACTGGCGGTCCCTCACTGTTTAAGGAACTGGACAGATTAGCCCACAATGATTCGGAGTGGGCTTTGTCTCCGCTTGAGAAGCCTCTTGCTATGATCGGATGATCCTCCATCCATTTCAGGAATACCTTCTCCTGtcgtatatttttatgttttcccctaaaaataaaaacaataataataccaaaaaacgacaaaaacacaatttttttcttacattttgcAGGAAGACGAAGAAAATTTCAAGCTAATGCTAAAGAAAGAACAAACTAATTGCAACTGTATGGCAGACAATACAATTCACAGAAATATAAAATGTGATTTcaatgcgttcaaaaaatggaacaaaccgaaatacagaacatccattttcatgttcgaaaatccaattcacaataacgaattgtggaacacccaaattcactttcgcaaagtgtattcacaata
This window contains:
- the LOC129946035 gene encoding putative nuclease HARBI1, giving the protein MDAILLAILNEKRKQNSREKIRRRILRDNSNILDLPDTIFHGNFRLSKDAFLYVLREIEPFIITSSIPSIQKLAATLRFLAEGSYQRSIGNDLDIALARPTVCKIIEEVLNVLQSKLCNKWIKLQMTETEQQDSKRFFLENYGIPGVIGCVDGTHVKIVKPHGEDSNLYYNRKGYHSLNVLLICDYKMKIRSVDATHPGASHDSLIWSMSDARHHFWEQYQSGQRGSWLLGDAGFALESFVLTPYRFSQSGTNQSNFNRRHASARNVIERTNGNLKTRFRCLLNTLYYSPQKAVKIVNVCCALHNICKEFNLDMQCESRIEQNDSDTEEDASENFPEEAALIRDSIAQTMFS
- the LOC129946036 gene encoding uncharacterized protein LOC129946036, whose product is MGKHKNIRQEKVFLKWMEDHPIIARGFSSGDKAHSESLWANLSSSLNSEGPPVKDVTGWKKVWSDWKSNIRKKLAHNKREAKATGGGGNNVLPISAIEDGIAKLTGIYSVIDGIKGTSTFGGSFSDSAPKLNNSQKIESPVSSCDENEAQKYANMTVDFSCYIEEDLPEPEPQKTRKNVERPDKIFKYMEDQKATLKTIATDMTESIEISKENKTSLKRCYRAIEKLCDVLKEQNVEQKRYNTEALRLHAEKNEIKRKRLEIEEMKLNLEN